A stretch of Aphelocoma coerulescens isolate FSJ_1873_10779 chromosome 1A, UR_Acoe_1.0, whole genome shotgun sequence DNA encodes these proteins:
- the CPM gene encoding carboxypeptidase M isoform X2, with the protein MPRTPPSHTCTASGDRWKTVGREILLHLIDFLVNSYGRDPVITRLLNNTRIHIMPTMNPDGFEATKVPDCYYTRGRYNRNGEDLNRNFPDAFENNSASIQPETRAVMDWIKNETFVLSANLHGGALVASYTFDNGNPVTGSLKGYSRSPDDDVFIHLAKTYSSNHASMYKGTGCDNRQTFPDGITNGYSWYQLEGGMQDYNYVWGQCFEITLELSCCKYPPADQLEKFWRDNKVALIEYIKQVHLGVKGQVTDKNGNPIPNAIVEAKGRPHVCPYRTNEQGEYFLLLLPGTYVINATVPGFKSMLKTVEIPDNTGNFSALKQDFSFPEVSDQIRSRLTSCPKTPLYQELTRASAAVKPTIHILVLMTVMLVIFK; encoded by the exons ACTGTTGGGAGAGAAATTCTGCTCCATTTGATAGATTTCCTGGTGAACAGCTATGGACGTGACCCAGTTATTACCCGGTTACTCAATAATACCCGGATTCATATCATGCCTACGATGAATCCCGATGGATTTGAAGCTACAAAAGTGCCTGATTGTTATTACACACGAGGAAG ATACAACAGGAATGGAGAAGATCTGAACAGAAATTTTCCTGATGCCTTTGAAAATAACAGTGCTAGCATTCAGCCAGAGACTCGAGCAGTAATGGACTGgataaaaaatgaaacatttgttCTTTCAGCAAACTTGCATGGGGGTGCCCTGGTTGCCAGTTACACCTTTGATAATGGTAACCCAG TTACTGGCTCTTTGAAAGGCTATAGCAGATCTCCAGATGATGATGTCTTTATTCACCTGGCAAAAACCTATTCTTCCAACCATGCCAGCATGTACAAAGGGACGGGGTGTGACAACAGGCAAACCTTCCCAGATGGCATCACCAACGGGTACTCTTGGTACCAGCTGGAAG GTGGAATGCAAGATTACAACTATGTCTGGGGACAGTGTTTTGAAATTACATTGGAGCTGTCATGCTGTAAATATCCTCCAGCAGACCAGCTGGAAAAGTTCTGGAGAGACAACAAAGTTGCTCTGATCGAATATATCAAACAAGTACACCTAG GTGTCAAAGGCCAAGTTACTGATAAGAATGGGAATCCTATTCCCAATGCCATCGTGGAAGCCAAAGGAAGGCCACACGTCTGCCCCTACAGAACAAATGAACAAGGGGAGTACTTTCTCCTCCTTTTGCCTGGGACATATGTGATCAAT GCTACTGTACCAGGATTTAAATCGATGCTGAAGACAGTGGAAATACCTGACAACACTGGTAACTTCAGTGCTTTGAAACAGGACTTCTCTTTCCCAGAGGTCTCAGATCAGATCAGATCAAGACTTACTTCATGTCCCAAAACTCCCCTCTACCAAGAGCTCACACGGGCTTCAGCTGCAGTGAAACCAACCATACACATCTTGGTTTTAATGACTGTAATGCTTGTAATTTTCAAATAA